A single region of the Enterobacter cloacae complex sp. R_G8 genome encodes:
- the thpR gene encoding RNA 2',3'-cyclic phosphodiesterase, producing the protein MSESKRLFFAIELPTPIQRQIVRWRAEHFPPEAGRPVAAANLHLTLAFLGDVSGEKQRALAAMAGRISQPGFTLTLDDARQWLRSRVVWLGTRQPPRGLLQLANMLRAQAARSGCYQSPQPFHPHITLLRDAGQAVAIPPPGFHWAFPVTSFALYESVFSQGRTRYTPLQRWTLGDTLRNSDEV; encoded by the coding sequence ATGTCTGAGTCGAAACGGCTGTTTTTCGCCATTGAGTTGCCCACGCCGATCCAACGACAAATTGTTCGCTGGCGCGCCGAACACTTCCCGCCCGAAGCGGGCCGCCCGGTTGCCGCCGCAAACCTCCACCTGACGCTGGCTTTTCTGGGCGACGTCAGTGGAGAGAAACAGCGCGCCCTGGCGGCGATGGCCGGTCGGATTTCCCAGCCGGGGTTCACGCTGACCCTTGATGATGCGAGGCAATGGCTCCGCTCCCGCGTCGTCTGGCTGGGGACGCGCCAGCCGCCGCGCGGATTATTACAGCTTGCAAATATGCTGCGCGCCCAGGCGGCGCGTAGCGGCTGTTACCAGAGCCCGCAGCCGTTTCATCCCCATATTACGCTGCTGCGCGATGCCGGTCAGGCCGTTGCCATACCGCCACCGGGTTTTCACTGGGCCTTTCCGGTGACCTCATTCGCGCTGTACGAATCTGTTTTTTCACAAGGACGCACCCGCTATACGCCGCTCCAGCGCTGGACGCTGGGCGATACCCTAAGGAATTCTGATGAAGTTTAG
- the panD gene encoding aspartate 1-decarboxylase gives MIRKMLQGKLHRVKVTQADLHYEGSCAIDQDFLDAAGILENEAIDIWNVNNGKRFSTYAIAAERGSKIISVNGAAAHCADVGDIVIIASFVMMSDEEARRWQPKVAYFEGDNEMKRTAKAIPVQVA, from the coding sequence ATGATTCGCAAAATGCTGCAAGGTAAGCTTCACCGTGTGAAAGTCACGCAGGCCGACCTGCACTATGAAGGCTCCTGCGCGATCGATCAGGATTTTCTCGACGCGGCGGGTATTCTTGAAAACGAAGCCATTGATATCTGGAACGTGAACAACGGTAAACGTTTCTCCACCTACGCTATCGCTGCCGAGCGCGGATCTAAAATTATCTCCGTTAACGGTGCCGCCGCGCACTGTGCCGACGTGGGTGATATTGTGATCATCGCGAGCTTCGTCATGATGTCCGACGAAGAGGCGCGCCGCTGGCAGCCTAAAGTGGCCTACTTTGAAGGTGACAACGAGATGAAACGCACCGCGAAGGCGATCCCGGTGCAGGTTGCCTGA
- the gluQRS gene encoding tRNA glutamyl-Q(34) synthetase GluQRS — protein sequence MSESHYIGRFAPSPSGELHFGSLIAALGSYLQARASLGKWLVRIEDIDPPREVPGAADTILRQLEHYGLHWDGDVLWQSTRHDAYRERLAWLAEQGLSYNCTCTRARIQSVGGVYDGHCRTLNHGPEHAAVRLLQRAPVLHFNDLLSGDIQADERLAREDFIIHRRDGLFAYNLAVVVDDHFQGVTEIVRGADLVEPTVRQIALYHQFGWTAPDYIHLPLAVNERGSKLSKQNHAPALPDGDPRPVLIDALRFLNQNVTHEWQDLHIDELLKMAIANWTLRAVPKIQHSQMRCAEL from the coding sequence ATGTCTGAATCTCACTATATCGGGCGCTTCGCGCCATCCCCCTCCGGTGAATTACATTTCGGCTCGTTAATTGCCGCTCTCGGCAGCTACCTGCAGGCGCGCGCAAGCCTGGGCAAATGGCTCGTTCGCATTGAAGATATTGATCCTCCGCGTGAAGTTCCCGGTGCAGCAGACACCATTCTGCGTCAGCTGGAACATTACGGTCTTCACTGGGACGGCGACGTTCTCTGGCAGTCAACACGTCACGACGCCTACCGGGAACGTCTGGCCTGGCTCGCGGAGCAGGGGCTGTCCTATAACTGCACCTGCACCCGCGCGCGCATCCAGAGCGTGGGGGGCGTCTATGACGGCCATTGCCGCACGCTCAATCACGGCCCGGAACACGCCGCCGTACGTCTGTTGCAGCGCGCTCCCGTGCTCCACTTTAACGACCTGCTCTCCGGTGACATTCAGGCGGATGAGCGCCTGGCGCGGGAAGATTTTATTATTCACCGCCGTGACGGACTGTTTGCCTATAACCTGGCGGTGGTGGTGGATGATCACTTTCAGGGCGTCACCGAAATTGTGCGCGGGGCCGATCTAGTTGAGCCTACGGTGCGGCAAATAGCGTTGTATCACCAGTTTGGCTGGACCGCGCCGGATTACATTCATCTGCCGCTGGCCGTCAACGAACGGGGCAGTAAGCTGTCAAAGCAAAACCACGCCCCTGCCCTGCCAGACGGCGATCCGCGCCCCGTTTTGATCGACGCGTTGCGATTTCTCAACCAGAATGTAACCCATGAATGGCAGGATCTGCACATTGACGAACTGCTGAAAATGGCCATTGCCAACTGGACGCTCAGGGCAGTGCCAAAAATCCAGCATTCTCAAATGCGTTGCGCTGAGCTATGA
- the dksA gene encoding RNA polymerase-binding protein DksA, translating into MQEGQNRKTSSLSILAIAGVEPYQEKPGEEYMNEAQLSHFKRILEAWRNQLRDEVDRTVSHMQDEAANFPDPVDRAAQEEEFSLELRNRDRERKLIKKIEKTLKKVEDEDFGYCESCGVEIGIRRLEARPTADLCIDCKTLAEIREKQMAG; encoded by the coding sequence ATGCAAGAAGGGCAAAACCGTAAAACATCGTCCCTGAGTATTCTCGCCATCGCTGGGGTGGAGCCGTATCAAGAGAAGCCGGGCGAAGAGTATATGAATGAAGCCCAGCTGTCGCACTTCAAGCGTATTCTTGAAGCATGGCGTAATCAACTCAGGGATGAAGTCGATCGCACCGTTAGTCATATGCAGGATGAAGCGGCTAACTTCCCGGATCCGGTAGATCGTGCCGCTCAGGAAGAAGAGTTCAGCCTGGAACTGCGTAACCGTGACCGCGAGCGCAAACTGATCAAAAAGATCGAAAAAACGCTGAAGAAGGTCGAGGACGAAGATTTTGGCTACTGCGAATCCTGTGGTGTTGAAATCGGCATTCGTCGCCTTGAAGCGCGTCCAACCGCCGATCTGTGCATCGACTGTAAAACGCTGGCAGAAATCCGCGAAAAACAGATGGCGGGTTAA
- the panB gene encoding 3-methyl-2-oxobutanoate hydroxymethyltransferase, with product MKPTTISLLQKCKQEKRRFATITAYDYSFARLFAEEGINVMLVGDSLGMTVQGHDSTLPVTVEDIAYHTRAVRRGAPACLLLSDLPFMAYATPEQAFDNAAAVMRAGANMVKIEGGAWLVETVKMLTERAVPVCGHLGLTPQSVNIFGGYKVQGRGDAAQTLFDDALALEAAGAQLLVLECVPVELAKRITDALSIPVIGIGAGNVTDGQILVMHDAFGITGGHIPKFAKNFLTEAGDMRAAVRQYIADVESGVYPGEEHSFH from the coding sequence ATGAAACCAACCACCATCTCCTTACTGCAGAAATGCAAACAGGAAAAGAGACGCTTCGCCACCATCACCGCATATGACTACAGCTTCGCCAGACTGTTTGCCGAAGAGGGTATCAACGTCATGCTGGTCGGGGATTCGTTAGGGATGACGGTACAAGGGCATGACTCCACCCTGCCGGTCACGGTCGAGGATATTGCCTACCACACCCGTGCCGTGCGCCGTGGCGCCCCCGCTTGCCTGCTGCTTTCCGATCTGCCGTTTATGGCCTACGCCACGCCAGAGCAAGCTTTCGACAATGCGGCGGCCGTGATGCGTGCCGGTGCCAACATGGTCAAAATCGAAGGCGGCGCCTGGCTTGTGGAAACGGTAAAAATGCTCACCGAGCGCGCCGTGCCGGTGTGCGGTCATTTAGGCCTGACGCCACAGTCCGTCAATATCTTTGGCGGTTACAAGGTGCAAGGCCGTGGTGATGCCGCGCAGACGCTGTTTGATGATGCCCTCGCGCTGGAAGCGGCTGGCGCACAGTTGCTGGTACTGGAATGTGTCCCGGTGGAACTGGCAAAACGCATCACCGACGCGCTGTCGATTCCGGTGATTGGGATTGGCGCGGGCAACGTCACCGACGGTCAGATTCTGGTAATGCATGACGCCTTTGGTATTACCGGCGGTCATATCCCGAAATTCGCCAAAAATTTCCTTACTGAAGCGGGCGACATGCGCGCCGCGGTCAGGCAGTATATTGCCGACGTCGAATCCGGTGTTTACCCGGGTGAAGAACACAGTTTCCATTAA
- the sfsA gene encoding DNA/RNA nuclease SfsA, producing MKFSPALQRATLIQRYKRFLADVITPEGEQLTLHCPNTGAMTGCATPGDTVWYSTSENTKRKYPYTWEMTQTQQGAFICVNTLRANQLVKEALTNGTLPELVGYGTHKSEVKYGDEGSRIDFMLQAEDRPECYIEVKSVTLAEQENGFFPDAVTLRGQKHLRELMSVAAAGKRAVLLFAVLHSAIERFSPARHIDLKYAQLLNEAQKQGVEVLAYKAELSADNMTLRSSLPIVL from the coding sequence ATGAAGTTTAGTCCTGCACTGCAACGCGCCACGCTTATCCAACGCTACAAGCGTTTTCTCGCCGATGTCATTACCCCTGAAGGGGAACAGTTAACGCTGCACTGCCCCAATACCGGGGCAATGACAGGATGTGCGACACCGGGTGACACGGTCTGGTATTCCACGTCAGAAAATACTAAACGCAAATATCCCTATACCTGGGAAATGACGCAAACCCAGCAAGGGGCATTTATTTGCGTTAACACCCTGCGTGCGAATCAATTAGTTAAGGAAGCCCTGACCAACGGAACCCTTCCCGAACTGGTGGGTTACGGCACGCATAAATCAGAAGTGAAATATGGCGATGAAGGCAGCAGAATTGACTTTATGTTACAGGCGGAAGACCGCCCCGAGTGCTATATTGAAGTCAAATCAGTCACGTTAGCGGAACAGGAAAACGGCTTCTTCCCGGATGCGGTCACGCTACGGGGACAGAAGCATCTGCGGGAGCTGATGAGTGTTGCGGCGGCGGGCAAACGCGCCGTATTGCTGTTTGCGGTTTTGCACTCAGCCATTGAACGATTTTCTCCAGCCCGCCATATTGATCTCAAATACGCGCAATTGTTGAATGAGGCACAAAAGCAGGGGGTAGAGGTTTTGGCTTATAAAGCGGAACTTTCTGCCGATAATATGACTCTGAGATCCTCTCTTCCCATTGTCTTATAA
- the folK gene encoding 2-amino-4-hydroxy-6-hydroxymethyldihydropteridine diphosphokinase — MTLAYIAIGSNLASPLEQVNAAVQALGEIPQSRIVAVSSFYRTPPLGPQDQPDYLNAAVVLDTALDAETLLDNTQRIELQQGRVRKAERWGPRTLDLDIMLFGNEVINTPRLIVPHYDMKNRGFMLWPLFEVAPDLTFPDGIPLRDILDNLHAEKPARW, encoded by the coding sequence ATGACCCTCGCGTATATCGCTATCGGCAGCAATCTGGCCTCTCCGCTGGAGCAGGTTAATGCTGCCGTTCAGGCGCTGGGTGAGATCCCCCAGAGCCGGATCGTCGCTGTCTCCTCTTTTTACCGCACACCACCGCTGGGACCTCAGGATCAGCCTGACTACCTGAACGCCGCCGTGGTGCTGGATACCGCGCTGGATGCCGAAACATTGCTGGATAACACCCAGCGAATCGAGTTGCAGCAGGGCCGCGTGCGCAAAGCCGAACGCTGGGGACCCCGAACCCTGGACCTCGACATTATGCTGTTTGGCAACGAGGTGATTAACACCCCACGCCTGATTGTGCCGCATTACGACATGAAAAATCGTGGGTTTATGCTCTGGCCGCTGTTTGAAGTTGCCCCCGATCTCACCTTCCCGGACGGCATTCCGCTCAGGGACATTCTGGACAACCTCCACGCGGAAAAACCCGCTCGCTGGTAA
- a CDS encoding fimbrial chaperone: MYVLNIKSGLKALLLASVSVFALNASADIVISATRIIYPESAKDVTVSMDNRGTRPLLVQTWLDDGRDSTNPQELKLPFIVTPPVSRVEPQKGQTVRITWLGQTLPKDKESLFWFNVLEVPPKAKESDNQSMLQLAFRTRIKLFFRPTGLKGEPTEAAKNLKWSQTRQGQKVVLSAKNDSPYYVSLASASLISGGKRYEIETHYIEPFSSQTMNVKNAPLTGNSKITWQAINDYGGIDKYEFIQN, encoded by the coding sequence ATGTACGTACTGAATATTAAGAGCGGATTAAAAGCCCTGCTGCTGGCCTCGGTGAGCGTTTTTGCTCTTAACGCCAGTGCAGATATTGTCATTTCTGCCACCCGTATCATTTATCCTGAATCGGCAAAGGACGTAACGGTATCGATGGATAACCGTGGCACCCGGCCTTTACTGGTACAAACCTGGCTCGACGACGGAAGAGATAGCACCAATCCTCAGGAGCTCAAACTTCCCTTTATTGTTACCCCCCCGGTTTCGCGTGTTGAACCGCAAAAAGGGCAAACCGTCAGAATCACCTGGCTTGGTCAGACATTGCCAAAAGATAAAGAGTCCCTGTTCTGGTTTAACGTTCTGGAAGTTCCGCCAAAAGCAAAGGAGAGCGACAACCAAAGCATGCTTCAGCTTGCTTTCCGTACCCGCATAAAACTCTTTTTCCGTCCTACAGGGTTGAAAGGGGAACCGACAGAGGCAGCCAAAAATCTTAAATGGTCTCAAACCCGACAAGGGCAAAAAGTCGTTTTAAGTGCGAAAAATGACTCGCCGTATTATGTTTCGCTGGCGAGTGCATCGCTTATTTCAGGCGGTAAACGTTACGAGATCGAAACGCATTATATTGAGCCGTTCTCAAGCCAGACAATGAATGTGAAAAACGCCCCCCTGACAGGCAATAGCAAAATAACCTGGCAAGCCATCAATGATTACGGTGGAATTGATAAATATGAGTTTATACAGAATTGA
- the pcnB gene encoding polynucleotide adenylyltransferase PcnB, whose amino-acid sequence MFTRVANFCRKVLSREESMANDAIAQPHMSVIPREQHNISRKDISENALKVLYRLNKAGYEAYLVGGGVRDLLLGKKPKDFDVTTSATPEQVRKLFRNCRLVGRRFRLAHVMFGPEIIEVATFRGHHEAGASDRTTSQRGQNGMLLRDNIFGSIEEDAQRRDFTINSLYYSVADFTVRDYVGGMQDLKEGLIRLIGTPETRYREDPVRMLRAVRFAAKLDMRISPETAEPIPRLATLINDVPPARLFEEALKLLQAGHGFETYNLLREYNLFQPLFPTITRYFTENGDSPMERMIAQVLKNTDTRIRNDMRVNPAFLFAAMFWYPLLETAQRITQESGLAYYDAFALAANDVLDEGCRTLAIPKRITTLVRDIWQLQLRMSRRQGKRAWKLMEHPKFRAAFDLLSLRAEIERNQELQRLAQWWAEFQVSAPPEQKDMLTGLDEEPAPRRRHRRPRKRAPRREGTA is encoded by the coding sequence ATTTTTACCCGAGTCGCTAATTTTTGCCGTAAAGTGCTAAGCCGCGAAGAGAGCATGGCGAATGACGCTATTGCGCAACCCCACATGTCGGTTATTCCGCGTGAGCAGCACAATATTTCCCGCAAAGATATCAGTGAAAATGCCCTCAAGGTGCTCTATCGTCTGAATAAAGCGGGCTACGAGGCCTATCTCGTTGGCGGTGGAGTACGTGATTTACTGCTGGGCAAAAAACCCAAAGATTTCGACGTGACGACCAGCGCCACGCCCGAGCAGGTGCGTAAATTATTCCGCAATTGCCGTCTCGTTGGCCGCCGTTTCCGTCTGGCTCACGTCATGTTCGGGCCAGAAATTATTGAGGTGGCGACGTTCCGTGGACACCACGAAGCGGGGGCATCCGATCGCACGACCTCCCAGCGCGGCCAGAACGGTATGCTGCTGCGCGACAACATCTTCGGTTCTATCGAAGAAGATGCTCAGCGTCGCGATTTCACCATCAACAGCCTTTACTACAGTGTGGCGGATTTCACCGTGCGTGATTACGTCGGCGGCATGCAGGATCTGAAAGAAGGTCTGATTCGCCTGATCGGTACGCCGGAAACCCGCTATCGCGAAGATCCTGTGCGTATGCTGCGCGCCGTGCGTTTCGCCGCCAAGCTGGATATGCGCATCAGCCCGGAGACGGCAGAGCCGATCCCGCGTCTGGCGACACTTATCAACGACGTGCCACCTGCCCGTCTGTTTGAAGAAGCGCTAAAACTGCTGCAAGCCGGTCACGGATTTGAAACCTACAACCTGCTGCGCGAATATAACCTTTTCCAGCCGTTATTCCCGACCATTACCCGCTACTTCACCGAAAATGGTGACAGCCCAATGGAACGCATGATTGCACAGGTGTTGAAGAATACCGACACCCGTATCCGCAACGATATGCGCGTGAACCCGGCGTTCCTGTTTGCGGCAATGTTCTGGTATCCGCTGCTGGAAACCGCTCAACGCATTACCCAGGAAAGCGGTCTCGCCTATTACGATGCTTTCGCGCTGGCGGCAAACGACGTGCTGGACGAAGGCTGTCGTACGCTGGCCATCCCGAAACGGATCACCACGCTGGTGCGCGATATCTGGCAGCTTCAGCTGCGTATGTCCCGTCGTCAGGGCAAACGCGCCTGGAAGCTGATGGAGCATCCTAAGTTCCGCGCGGCCTTTGATCTGCTCTCTCTGCGTGCTGAAATTGAACGCAATCAGGAGCTGCAGCGTCTGGCGCAGTGGTGGGCCGAGTTCCAGGTCTCCGCACCGCCGGAGCAAAAAGATATGCTTACCGGCCTTGATGAAGAGCCGGCACCGCGTCGTCGTCACCGTCGTCCGCGCAAGCGCGCACCGCGTCGCGAAGGCACCGCATGA
- a CDS encoding fimbrial protein, whose product MLKKTLLASVVTLFVTGSFSATADTDLGLITFDGAVTDTTCNISTSNGEAQNNITITLPVVKKSEVESTTVDTGVGSKNFELLLTNCPETLKSASANFMSKNMGAIANGTIEPDAGVAGAATNVALALYNNAPTTSSRIMVGQPDNNTQKADLNAGSAKLFYRVAYVPGANWVKDTNPVQSGKVSANAYFTMSYE is encoded by the coding sequence ATGTTAAAAAAAACGCTATTAGCTTCAGTTGTAACTTTATTCGTAACAGGTTCTTTTTCAGCAACTGCAGACACAGATCTGGGTTTAATCACCTTTGATGGTGCAGTAACTGATACAACATGTAATATTTCCACTTCTAATGGTGAAGCACAAAACAATATCACCATCACCTTACCGGTTGTTAAAAAATCTGAGGTTGAATCCACCACCGTCGATACCGGCGTCGGCTCTAAGAATTTTGAACTGCTGCTCACCAACTGCCCTGAAACATTAAAGAGTGCGTCTGCAAACTTCATGTCTAAAAATATGGGTGCCATTGCAAACGGTACCATTGAACCTGACGCCGGCGTAGCAGGCGCAGCAACGAACGTTGCACTTGCCCTGTATAACAATGCCCCAACAACCTCTTCTCGTATTATGGTCGGCCAGCCAGACAATAATACGCAGAAAGCCGACCTGAATGCAGGTTCCGCTAAACTGTTCTACCGCGTTGCTTATGTCCCTGGCGCCAACTGGGTGAAAGACACGAATCCTGTGCAGTCAGGTAAAGTCAGCGCCAACGCTTACTTCACCATGAGCTACGAATAA
- the panC gene encoding pantoate--beta-alanine ligase, with product MLIIETLPLLRQHIRRARQEGKRIALVPTMGNLHDGHMKLVDEAKARADIVVVSIFVNPMQFDRADDLARYPRTLQEDCEKLKKRHADFVFAPAPADVYPQGTGEATYVDVPGISTMLEGASRPGHFRGVSTIVSKLFNLVQPDVACFGEKDFQQLALIRKMVADMGYDIEIVGVPIVRAKDGLALSSRNGYLTAEQRKIAPGLSKVMNTMAEQLLAKELSAEEIVALAEQALNDKGFRADDIQIRDADTLLELTDASKRAVILVAAWLGQARLIDNKVVELA from the coding sequence GTGCTAATCATTGAAACCCTGCCGCTGCTTCGCCAGCATATCCGTCGTGCGCGACAGGAAGGTAAACGTATTGCACTGGTCCCGACCATGGGTAACCTGCATGACGGCCATATGAAACTGGTCGACGAAGCGAAAGCCCGCGCAGATATCGTGGTGGTCAGTATCTTCGTTAATCCAATGCAGTTCGATCGCGCAGACGACCTGGCGCGCTATCCTCGTACGCTGCAGGAAGATTGCGAAAAACTGAAAAAACGCCATGCGGACTTCGTCTTCGCACCGGCACCTGCGGATGTGTACCCTCAGGGTACGGGAGAGGCAACGTACGTTGACGTCCCGGGTATTTCCACCATGCTCGAAGGGGCAAGCCGTCCAGGCCATTTCCGCGGCGTATCGACCATCGTCAGCAAGCTGTTCAATCTGGTGCAGCCTGACGTCGCCTGTTTCGGTGAGAAAGATTTCCAGCAGCTGGCGCTGATCCGCAAGATGGTGGCCGATATGGGCTATGATATCGAGATCGTGGGCGTGCCGATTGTGCGGGCTAAAGATGGTCTGGCGCTCAGCTCCCGTAACGGTTATCTGACCGCTGAGCAGCGTAAGATTGCCCCAGGATTAAGCAAAGTCATGAACACCATGGCAGAGCAACTGTTAGCCAAAGAGTTGTCCGCAGAGGAGATTGTCGCCCTCGCTGAGCAAGCGCTGAACGATAAAGGCTTCCGTGCTGACGACATTCAAATCCGTGATGCCGACACCCTGCTTGAGCTGACCGACGCCAGCAAACGCGCGGTTATTCTGGTGGCAGCATGGCTCGGTCAGGCGCGACTCATCGACAATAAAGTGGTCGAGCTGGCGTAG
- a CDS encoding outer membrane usher protein → MHFRRSLLCLSISAVLPLCAFAAENNKEEDVQFNEQFLYNTGASIDVSRFSKGNPVIAGTYKVKVIINGKPSVTTDLLFKENGTPRATPCITPKLLTQANVTIEQLKQAEGDSEDTCVSVSNAYPGSRVAYDPSTQELDLSIPQAFVIQRPSGFVDPSLWEDGIPVAMLSWDLNGWHADTPDSSTDTAYAGLRYGANLGPWRLRARGNLNWDQDSGTHYASQDIYLQRDITPLKAQFIAGDSYTRGDAFDSISLRGARLYNDDRMLPNGISTYAPVIRGVANSNAKVTIAQSGNTIYETSVPPGPFEISDLSTTGYGSDLIVTVEETDGSKRSFSVAYSSVAQMLRPGYSRWDIGVGELRDDSLHDKPMVGYATGYYGLTNTFTGYAGLEYTDSDFYAALLGIAMNTRVGAFAFDATHSDARIDGLRHLTGESYRISYSKLMEATNTSFNVAAYRFSTSDYLSLNDAASLTNEIKYRDRERNPERNNRDVYQTFQRMKNQIQVNISQPLKMADLDLGSLYVNSTWQDYWNESSSSAQYSVGHSHSLSWGSYSLSVQRTYNEFGEKDDSVYLNLTIPFDTLMGNGKRAGGFSSLTTGIGSDLQGGGSFNASANGSTEDNRFSYSITESTTRNDDTLNQLSSYGSYNGPHGPMSLSVSASDDDSRQYSASYSGGLVLHSGGVTLAPGSISESDTLALIKAEGADGARVSTGNGEIGASGYAVMPYLSAYRENSVGLDISEMRSDVEVKNTRSTTVPRSGAVVLVNFETDQGRSVLMELTRDDGGFIPLGADVQTDQGVSVGSVGQAGQAWIRGIEDKGTLNIVWGSEPGSSCSATYQIPPDAKKIGPTTLLTGQTCHVTAL, encoded by the coding sequence ATGCACTTTAGACGTTCGCTACTATGTTTATCGATAAGTGCGGTATTGCCGTTATGTGCATTTGCTGCTGAAAATAATAAAGAAGAAGACGTGCAGTTTAACGAGCAGTTTCTTTATAACACCGGTGCATCAATTGATGTCAGTCGCTTTTCAAAGGGCAACCCTGTAATTGCCGGAACATATAAGGTGAAGGTGATTATTAACGGGAAACCTTCCGTTACCACGGACCTTCTCTTTAAGGAGAATGGTACTCCACGCGCCACGCCCTGTATCACCCCTAAACTGCTCACTCAGGCAAATGTCACCATCGAGCAACTTAAACAAGCAGAGGGAGATTCTGAGGACACCTGTGTCTCTGTGTCGAACGCCTATCCCGGGTCACGCGTGGCTTACGATCCTTCCACTCAGGAGTTAGACCTTTCCATTCCGCAGGCTTTCGTTATTCAGCGTCCCTCAGGGTTTGTCGATCCTTCGCTTTGGGAAGACGGTATCCCGGTAGCCATGCTCTCCTGGGATCTCAATGGCTGGCACGCCGACACGCCTGACTCCAGCACTGATACGGCCTATGCAGGCTTACGCTATGGGGCAAATCTGGGGCCATGGCGACTCCGCGCACGCGGCAACCTGAACTGGGATCAGGATTCCGGTACCCATTACGCCAGCCAGGACATTTATCTTCAGCGTGATATCACGCCCCTTAAAGCGCAGTTTATCGCCGGAGATTCCTATACCCGTGGTGACGCCTTCGATTCCATTAGCCTGCGCGGGGCGCGTTTATATAACGATGACCGTATGCTTCCTAACGGCATATCAACCTATGCGCCGGTGATCCGGGGAGTCGCAAACAGTAATGCCAAAGTCACGATCGCCCAAAGTGGCAATACGATTTACGAAACGTCCGTACCGCCAGGGCCATTTGAAATCTCGGATCTCAGTACAACAGGTTACGGAAGCGATCTTATCGTCACGGTAGAAGAGACGGATGGGAGCAAACGTTCCTTCTCAGTCGCCTATTCTTCCGTCGCGCAAATGCTTCGCCCTGGCTACTCGCGATGGGATATCGGCGTAGGTGAACTGCGTGACGACAGCCTGCACGACAAACCAATGGTGGGATATGCCACGGGGTATTATGGCTTAACCAATACCTTCACGGGCTATGCAGGGCTGGAATACACCGATAGCGATTTCTACGCCGCATTGCTGGGTATTGCGATGAATACCCGTGTGGGTGCATTCGCCTTTGATGCCACGCATTCTGACGCCCGGATTGACGGCTTACGACATCTCACCGGCGAAAGTTATCGCATCTCCTACAGCAAACTCATGGAAGCCACGAATACCTCTTTCAACGTCGCCGCTTACCGGTTTTCAACGTCTGACTACCTCAGCCTGAATGATGCAGCCTCGTTGACCAATGAGATCAAATACCGTGACAGGGAACGTAACCCTGAACGTAATAACCGCGACGTGTATCAGACCTTCCAGCGCATGAAAAACCAGATCCAGGTAAATATCAGCCAGCCGTTGAAAATGGCTGACCTTGATTTGGGATCGCTGTATGTCAACTCAACCTGGCAGGACTACTGGAATGAAAGTAGTTCGTCCGCGCAATACTCCGTTGGCCACAGTCATTCGCTAAGCTGGGGAAGTTATAGCCTCTCCGTGCAGCGCACCTACAATGAGTTCGGGGAAAAAGATGACAGTGTCTATCTGAACCTCACTATTCCATTCGACACGCTGATGGGTAACGGCAAGCGTGCGGGCGGATTCTCCTCACTCACGACGGGCATCGGCAGCGATTTACAAGGTGGCGGGAGTTTTAACGCCAGCGCCAATGGCAGCACTGAAGATAATCGCTTCAGTTACAGCATTACCGAAAGCACCACGCGTAATGACGATACGTTAAACCAGCTCAGCAGCTACGGCAGTTACAACGGCCCGCATGGACCGATGAGCCTTTCCGTCTCAGCCTCAGATGACGATTCGCGGCAATATTCTGCCAGCTACAGCGGCGGGTTGGTTCTGCACTCGGGTGGCGTAACACTTGCACCCGGCAGCATCAGCGAAAGCGATACGCTTGCGTTGATTAAAGCAGAGGGAGCAGACGGTGCCCGCGTCTCTACCGGTAATGGCGAAATCGGCGCCTCAGGCTATGCCGTTATGCCCTATCTGTCCGCCTACCGTGAAAACAGCGTAGGTCTTGATATCAGCGAGATGCGCTCTGACGTGGAAGTGAAAAATACCCGCTCCACCACCGTTCCCCGCAGCGGTGCCGTTGTGCTGGTTAACTTTGAAACCGATCAGGGGCGTTCCGTGTTAATGGAACTGACGCGTGACGACGGTGGATTTATTCCATTAGGCGCCGATGTGCAAACCGACCAGGGCGTATCCGTGGGTAGCGTGGGTCAGGCCGGGCAAGCCTGGATCCGCGGAATTGAAGATAAAGGAACGTTAAACATCGTCTGGGGAAGTGAGCCGGGCTCATCCTGTAGCGCCACCTACCAGATCCCACCGGATGCGAAAAAGATTGGACCGACAACGCTGCTGACGGGCCAGACCTGCCACGTTACAGCCTTATAA